From one Magnetococcales bacterium genomic stretch:
- a CDS encoding c-type cytochrome translates to MKTGYCLLPALGLVLLFATGSSRADIIDDGEAVFKKCNVCHNLIDDGSKKVGPNLGGVIGRKAGTLKGYTFSPAMTASGIVWNRESLDRFLTKPTAVVPNTQSTFPGLAEPTERSAVISFLEALAES, encoded by the coding sequence ATGAAAACCGGATACTGTCTCCTGCCGGCCCTGGGGCTGGTCCTGCTGTTCGCCACGGGCAGCTCCCGGGCCGACATCATCGACGATGGTGAAGCGGTATTCAAGAAGTGCAATGTCTGCCATAATCTTATCGATGACGGAAGCAAAAAGGTCGGCCCCAATCTGGGTGGCGTCATCGGGCGCAAGGCGGGAACCTTGAAAGGTTACACCTTCTCTCCGGCCATGACCGCAAGCGGCATCGTCTGGAACCGGGAATCGCTCGATCGTTTTCTCACGAAACCCACAGCGGTCGTTCCCAACACCCAATCGACCTTTCCCGGCCTCGCGGAACCAACCGAGCGCAGTGCGGTCATCTCCTTTCTCGAAGCCCTGGCGGAATCATGA
- a CDS encoding lipoprotein, translating into MTPANRGLFPMLMALSLLAGCGHKGNLYLETEAIKQQTQSAKQPDTPEQRPATPEQKPVEGP; encoded by the coding sequence GTGACCCCCGCCAATCGTGGATTGTTCCCCATGCTGATGGCCCTGTCGCTGCTTGCCGGTTGCGGCCACAAGGGCAACCTGTATCTGGAAACGGAGGCGATCAAACAACAGACGCAATCGGCGAAACAACCGGATACTCCAGAGCAAAGGCCGGCAACTCCGGAGCAAAAACCGGTTGAGGGTCCCTGA
- the lysA gene encoding diaminopimelate decarboxylase produces the protein MDHFHYLDDRIHCEEVPLDQIAETVGTPFYCYSEKTLLHHLTVFQQAFAKTPHLICYSVKANSNLAVLDLLARHGAGFDIVSGGELERVRRIGCPGDRIVFSGVGKTAAEIRQALARNILMFNVESRSELYRLDTLAGEMGLKAPIALRINPDVDPQTHPHISTGLKRNKFGIPHDNALDLYRHAANLPHIDVIGLDCHIGSQLTTLAPFVDALKRVLTLVGALKREGIPLRFLDLGGGLGIPYDQSRPPPLPDHYASALLKELEGFDLTLILEPGRVIAGNAGVLVTRVEYIKENEDKRFIITDAGMNDLLRPALYNAYHGIQPVIRRFGDDEAVVDVVGPICESGDFFARDRLLPPFAEGDLLAIRSAGAYGFVMSGNYNTRPRAAEVMVRGNRFAVVRRRETLDELLGPESLFPTDHS, from the coding sequence ATGGACCATTTTCATTACCTGGATGACCGGATCCATTGCGAAGAGGTCCCCCTGGACCAGATCGCCGAAACGGTCGGCACGCCGTTCTATTGTTACTCCGAAAAAACATTGCTCCACCATCTGACGGTGTTTCAGCAGGCATTCGCCAAGACGCCGCATCTGATCTGCTATTCGGTGAAGGCCAACAGCAATCTTGCCGTACTGGATCTTCTGGCCCGTCACGGCGCCGGATTTGACATCGTTTCGGGCGGCGAACTGGAACGGGTGCGCCGAATCGGCTGCCCCGGCGACAGGATCGTCTTTTCCGGGGTCGGAAAAACAGCTGCGGAAATCCGACAGGCCCTCGCCCGAAACATACTCATGTTCAATGTCGAAAGCCGCTCCGAACTCTATCGCCTCGATACCCTCGCCGGAGAAATGGGACTCAAGGCCCCCATCGCCCTCAGGATCAATCCCGATGTCGATCCCCAGACCCATCCTCACATTTCCACCGGCCTTAAACGCAATAAATTCGGCATCCCCCATGACAATGCCCTCGATCTTTACCGTCATGCCGCCAACCTGCCGCATATCGACGTCATCGGCCTGGATTGTCACATCGGCTCCCAGTTGACGACCCTCGCCCCCTTCGTCGATGCCCTCAAACGGGTCCTGACCCTGGTGGGCGCCTTGAAACGCGAAGGGATTCCCCTGCGTTTCCTTGATCTTGGCGGTGGTCTGGGAATCCCCTACGATCAATCGCGCCCCCCCCCCCTGCCCGATCATTATGCCAGCGCCCTGCTCAAGGAACTCGAAGGCTTCGACCTGACCCTGATCCTGGAACCGGGACGGGTCATCGCCGGCAACGCCGGGGTTCTCGTCACCCGGGTCGAATACATCAAGGAAAACGAGGACAAACGATTCATCATCACCGATGCCGGCATGAACGACTTGTTGCGTCCGGCGCTGTACAACGCCTATCACGGCATTCAACCGGTCATCCGCCGTTTCGGTGACGACGAGGCGGTGGTGGATGTCGTCGGTCCCATTTGTGAATCGGGAGATTTTTTCGCCCGCGACCGATTGCTGCCGCCGTTCGCCGAAGGGGATCTGCTGGCGATTCGTTCGGCGGGGGCCTATGGTTTCGTCATGAGCGGCAACTACAACACCCGCCCCCGGGCCGCCGAGGTCATGGTCCGCGGCAATCGGTTCGCGGTCGTCCGTCGCCGGGAAACCCTCGATGAACTGCTTGGCCCCGAATCCCTGTTTCCGACCGATCATTCCTAG
- a CDS encoding DegT/DnrJ/EryC1/StrS family aminotransferase — protein MRFIDLQTQYENYKEEMDRAIAEVLSSCQFINGPQVAKLESTLAGYVGVREGIGFSSGTDSLLAVLMAWSIGPGDEVITSPFTFFSSAEVIAQLGGRPVFVDVREDTLNLDPDLVEAAITSRTRAIMPVSIFGQCADMTRIQAIARNHNLKCLEDGCQSFGATHQGHHSCSQAHAGATSFFPAKSLGCYGDGGMVFTDDGDLAVLLRSIREHGQKVRYHHQRLGMNGRLDTMQAAVLLVKFAHFEDEIARRQNIARHYMNHLPEGIRGPVVLPENRSVFSQFTIRTAHRDQIQAALQQEGIPTAIHYPVPLHHQPVFSGLQPHSPLPVATRAAQEVLSLPMHPFLTEAQQDRVLDALTRAVASCR, from the coding sequence ATGCGTTTCATCGATCTGCAAACCCAATACGAAAACTACAAGGAAGAAATGGATCGCGCCATCGCCGAAGTCCTCTCTTCCTGCCAATTCATCAACGGTCCACAGGTGGCAAAACTTGAATCGACGCTGGCCGGTTATGTCGGAGTTCGCGAAGGGATCGGTTTTTCCTCGGGAACCGACAGCCTTCTGGCGGTGCTCATGGCCTGGTCCATCGGTCCCGGCGACGAGGTGATCACAAGCCCCTTCACCTTTTTTTCCTCGGCGGAGGTCATCGCCCAGCTGGGTGGCCGGCCCGTCTTCGTCGATGTGCGGGAGGACACCCTCAACCTTGACCCCGATCTTGTGGAAGCGGCCATCACCTCCCGTACCCGGGCGATCATGCCGGTCAGCATCTTTGGTCAATGCGCCGACATGACACGAATTCAAGCCATAGCCCGCAACCACAATCTCAAATGCCTGGAAGACGGCTGTCAATCCTTCGGCGCGACCCACCAGGGTCACCACTCATGCAGCCAGGCCCACGCCGGAGCGACCTCCTTCTTTCCCGCCAAATCGCTCGGATGTTACGGCGATGGCGGCATGGTGTTCACCGATGATGGTGACCTGGCGGTCCTGTTGCGCAGCATTCGCGAACACGGACAGAAGGTTCGCTACCATCATCAACGTCTTGGCATGAACGGTCGTCTGGATACCATGCAGGCGGCGGTACTGCTGGTCAAGTTTGCCCATTTCGAGGATGAGATCGCCCGGCGGCAGAACATTGCCCGGCACTACATGAATCACCTGCCCGAGGGGATCCGCGGACCGGTCGTCCTGCCGGAAAACCGCAGCGTCTTTTCCCAGTTCACCATCCGTACCGCCCATCGTGACCAGATCCAGGCCGCCCTGCAACAGGAAGGCATTCCCACCGCCATTCACTATCCCGTCCCGTTGCACCATCAACCGGTGTTTTCCGGACTTCAACCGCACAGCCCCCTTCCCGTCGCCACCCGGGCAGCGCAAGAGGTTCTCTCCCTCCCCATGCATCCCTTCCTGACCGAGGCCCAGCAGGACCGGGTGCTCGATGCCCTGACCCGGGCGGTCGCGTCATGCCGTTGA
- the priA gene encoding primosomal protein N', with protein MFVEIALPGPLNTFFTYSLPESLHHCQPGSLALVPVGRGQRVGVVWHILEQPQWTGGSIRPILDLLSPKPLFDAELMDLLEWISRYYLCPIGLVIAAAMPSHLRFEAQRRVHWVGDDQPATADSIPLATLFKKQKSLTLATLKRHMGSRGLEKKLQTLEKQGIVRLETRYRPRHAHETTREPVTWPAPGDQLHQDQTPPSLNAEQHAAVEYLTSALKERIFRPFLLEGVTGSGKTEVYFRIVETCLDLGRQVLMLVPEIGLTPQMVQRYRERFRSELALFHSGMGDRQRFDAWQNLRSGRARVVIGTRSALFAPFPDLGLVIVDEEHDTSYKQEGSVPYHGRDMAVVRARRAGALLILGSATPSMESLYNAQTGRFTHLKLNHRATGATLPTIRTIHLGQKENQRLNGKHSLISRPLEEAVRQTLDSGFQTLLFLNRRGWAPSLLCHRCGHAVMCPNCSVTLTWHEKKKRLICHYCDHRQPPMDVCPDCGQLSLFFFGPGTEQLEQETRHCFPKARIVRIDRDSVGSREIDLEHTLKAFHDGALDILVGTQMTAKGHHFPRLALVGIVLAESALWQPDFRAAERTCQLLTQVAGRAGREEVPGRVLIQTFDPDHYALAAVVRNDRDGFITRELALRREIGYPPFQRLALLRFSSLVQEEGEHFGRRLMENLTSFTQATLLGPAPSPLFKLRGRFRWQLLIKENPGTRLHESLAPLLGTARSLATKTIRIDLDVDPHSFL; from the coding sequence ATGTTTGTGGAAATCGCCCTTCCGGGTCCGCTGAATACTTTTTTTACGTATTCTCTCCCCGAATCGCTTCACCACTGCCAACCGGGATCGCTGGCACTGGTTCCGGTAGGGCGCGGTCAACGGGTCGGGGTCGTCTGGCATATTCTGGAACAGCCGCAATGGACCGGAGGCAGCATCCGTCCCATTCTTGATCTTCTGTCCCCGAAACCGCTGTTCGATGCCGAGCTGATGGATTTGCTCGAATGGATCAGCCGTTATTATCTGTGCCCCATCGGCCTGGTCATCGCCGCCGCCATGCCCTCGCATCTGCGCTTCGAGGCCCAGAGACGGGTTCATTGGGTCGGCGACGACCAACCCGCGACCGCCGATTCAATTCCCCTGGCAACCCTGTTCAAAAAACAAAAAAGCCTGACACTCGCAACCCTGAAACGCCACATGGGAAGCCGGGGACTGGAAAAGAAACTTCAGACCCTGGAAAAACAGGGAATCGTCCGTCTGGAAACACGCTATCGCCCACGCCATGCCCACGAAACAACCCGCGAACCGGTAACCTGGCCCGCCCCCGGCGATCAACTTCATCAGGATCAGACACCGCCATCATTGAACGCCGAACAACATGCCGCCGTCGAATATTTGACAAGCGCATTGAAGGAGCGGATCTTTCGTCCGTTTCTCCTGGAAGGGGTGACCGGCAGCGGCAAGACCGAGGTCTATTTTCGGATTGTCGAAACCTGTCTCGATCTTGGCCGCCAGGTATTGATGCTGGTCCCGGAAATCGGTCTGACGCCGCAGATGGTGCAACGTTATCGGGAACGGTTTCGCAGCGAATTGGCACTGTTTCACTCCGGGATGGGAGATCGACAACGGTTCGATGCCTGGCAGAATCTTCGATCGGGACGGGCAAGAGTGGTCATCGGAACCCGCAGCGCCCTTTTTGCCCCATTCCCCGATCTTGGACTGGTCATCGTGGATGAAGAACACGACACCTCCTACAAACAGGAAGGGTCGGTCCCTTATCATGGTCGCGATATGGCGGTCGTCCGGGCACGAAGAGCGGGGGCACTTTTGATTCTGGGAAGCGCCACCCCTTCGATGGAAAGCCTGTACAACGCCCAGACAGGACGGTTCACCCATCTCAAGCTCAACCATCGCGCCACCGGCGCTACACTTCCCACCATTCGGACAATCCACCTGGGACAAAAAGAAAACCAAAGGTTAAACGGCAAACATTCCCTGATCAGCCGTCCCCTGGAAGAGGCCGTGCGTCAGACCCTCGATTCCGGGTTTCAGACGTTGTTGTTTCTCAACCGCCGCGGTTGGGCACCCTCGTTATTGTGCCATCGCTGCGGCCACGCGGTCATGTGTCCCAATTGCTCGGTCACCCTGACCTGGCACGAAAAGAAAAAACGGCTCATCTGTCATTATTGCGATCATCGGCAACCGCCGATGGATGTCTGCCCCGATTGTGGTCAATTGAGTCTGTTTTTCTTCGGACCGGGCACGGAACAACTGGAGCAGGAAACCCGCCACTGTTTTCCCAAGGCACGCATCGTCCGCATCGACCGGGACTCGGTCGGGAGTCGGGAAATCGATCTGGAACATACCTTGAAGGCTTTTCATGATGGGGCGCTCGACATCCTGGTCGGCACGCAGATGACCGCCAAAGGGCATCATTTTCCCCGGTTGGCGCTGGTCGGGATCGTCCTGGCGGAAAGCGCCCTCTGGCAACCCGATTTTCGTGCCGCCGAACGGACCTGTCAATTGCTCACCCAGGTGGCAGGGCGGGCCGGACGCGAAGAAGTCCCTGGACGGGTATTGATTCAAACCTTCGATCCGGATCATTATGCCCTGGCGGCAGTGGTACGCAACGATCGTGACGGGTTCATCACCCGGGAATTGGCCTTGCGACGCGAAATCGGTTATCCCCCGTTCCAAAGATTGGCCCTGCTCCGTTTTTCGTCGCTCGTCCAAGAGGAGGGAGAACATTTTGGTCGCCGGCTCATGGAAAACCTTACCTCCTTTACCCAGGCGACGCTTCTCGGACCGGCCCCCTCACCCCTGTTCAAACTCAGGGGCCGTTTTCGCTGGCAATTGTTGATCAAGGAGAACCCCGGCACCCGGTTGCATGAATCGTTGGCCCCTCTGCTTGGGACGGCCCGGTCCCTGGCAACGAAAACCATTCGTATCGATCTGGATGTCGATCCCCATTCTTTCCTATAG
- the def gene encoding peptide deformylase — protein MAVLPILTAPDRRLKQKAQPVAEVNASVRQLMENMAETMYAAPGIGLAAPQVGISLRVICIDLEHAQEKQAKNPIFIANPVIVHAEGEICWKEGCLSIPDYTAEVNRASRVIVEGLGHDNRPLSLEGNDLLAVCLQHEIDHLNGKLFIDHISPLKRSIIVKKLKKQKEDP, from the coding sequence ATGGCCGTGCTGCCGATACTGACCGCCCCGGACCGGCGGCTGAAACAGAAAGCCCAACCTGTCGCCGAAGTGAACGCTTCCGTGCGGCAACTTATGGAAAACATGGCCGAAACCATGTATGCCGCCCCCGGAATCGGCCTGGCCGCCCCCCAGGTCGGCATTTCGTTGAGGGTCATCTGCATCGACCTGGAACACGCCCAGGAAAAACAAGCGAAAAATCCCATCTTCATCGCCAACCCCGTCATCGTTCATGCCGAAGGGGAAATCTGCTGGAAGGAGGGATGCCTTTCAATCCCGGACTACACCGCCGAGGTCAACCGCGCCTCCCGGGTAATCGTCGAAGGACTCGGTCACGACAACCGTCCGCTGTCCCTGGAAGGAAACGATCTTTTGGCGGTTTGCCTGCAACACGAAATCGACCACTTGAACGGCAAACTGTTCATCGATCACATCTCGCCGTTGAAACGATCGATCATCGTGAAAAAATTGAAAAAACAAAAGGAGGATCCCTGA
- a CDS encoding methionyl-tRNA formyltransferase, whose protein sequence is MRIVFMGTPDFAVPSLATLLTGPDAVVGVFTQPDRVAGRGMHLQPTPVKRLAETHGLAIHQPKTLRHPESIELLRHLQPDLVVVTAYGLILPPAILSIPPHGCINVHASLLPRWRGAAPLQRAILAGDQETGVTIMAMEEGLDTGPILAMETTPIDETTTCGGLHDLLAHQGARLLQTTIDALKEGTLRSRPQPATGITYADKLGQEDEWMDWQRDAIFLHRQIRALHPMPGARTTFHGQPLKIDAALPMEGNSSGQPGEILSLEKEGFVVACGRGKLRVTQVTPGGKKTMPAHAWIHGRHPTPGTILGHE, encoded by the coding sequence ATGCGCATCGTCTTCATGGGAACCCCCGATTTTGCCGTTCCCAGTCTGGCAACACTCCTGACCGGGCCCGATGCCGTTGTCGGTGTGTTCACCCAACCCGACCGGGTCGCCGGTCGCGGAATGCACCTGCAACCCACACCCGTCAAACGTCTCGCCGAGACCCATGGACTTGCGATTCATCAACCGAAAACCCTGCGCCATCCGGAATCGATCGAGTTGTTGCGGCACCTGCAACCCGACCTTGTCGTCGTGACCGCCTACGGCCTGATCCTCCCCCCCGCCATTCTGTCGATTCCGCCGCATGGATGCATCAACGTCCACGCCTCCCTCCTGCCCCGATGGCGCGGCGCGGCACCGCTGCAACGGGCAATCCTCGCCGGCGACCAGGAAACAGGGGTCACCATCATGGCCATGGAAGAAGGTTTGGATACCGGTCCAATTCTGGCAATGGAAACAACCCCCATCGACGAAACCACCACCTGCGGCGGGTTGCATGATCTTCTGGCCCATCAAGGGGCGCGATTGCTGCAAACCACCATCGACGCTCTCAAGGAAGGAACCCTTCGATCCCGCCCCCAACCCGCCACGGGAATCACCTACGCCGACAAACTGGGCCAGGAAGATGAATGGATGGACTGGCAGCGGGACGCCATCTTCCTTCACCGTCAGATTCGCGCCCTCCATCCCATGCCCGGCGCCCGCACCACCTTTCACGGACAACCCCTCAAAATTGACGCAGCCCTTCCCATGGAAGGAAACTCATCAGGTCAACCGGGAGAAATTCTTTCCCTGGAAAAAGAAGGGTTTGTGGTCGCCTGCGGACGGGGAAAGCTGCGTGTGACCCAGGTGACCCCCGGCGGCAAGAAAACCATGCCGGCCCACGCCTGGATCCATGGCCGTCATCCGACTCCGGGAACGATTCTGGGACACGAATGA
- the dnaA gene encoding chromosomal replication initiator protein DnaA codes for MEEFWEKTVASIKGQVSPEVYNLWIKPLRPGKNLTDGRLEILCHNDFAADYVRSHYGTLLESAMAVERGTHQPFLFRADPEPRQSKEESTPREPRPETKTGLGARGKTNAPAPVQVMGLLERYTFDSFVVGACNQFAHAAASRVADGPPLVYNPLYMHGGTGLGKTHLLHAIGHKVLKERPEVKICSISSEKFMTLFIDYTRMGRVNDFKSQFRGVDMLLVDDIHFFAGKKGTQEEFFHTFNALYGDAKQIVLTSDSLPQDMLLDERLRSRFAQGLVVDLHPPDLETRVAILKKKAIMEGIDLQDDVAFFLADAIQTNVRELEGALIRVCALASMEKVPITMALVKESMRNTMRNPDRRIIAIEEIQRTVATFYKISPMDLRSNKRSREFSHPRQIAMYLCKKLTNHSYPEIGEQFGGRDHTTVLYAVGRVNERQSEDSILARQLQSLTEMLSN; via the coding sequence ATGGAAGAATTCTGGGAAAAAACCGTGGCATCGATCAAGGGACAGGTCTCTCCGGAGGTGTACAATCTCTGGATCAAACCCTTGCGACCCGGGAAAAACCTGACCGATGGCCGGTTGGAAATCCTGTGCCACAACGATTTTGCCGCCGATTACGTCCGCAGTCATTATGGAACACTGCTTGAATCGGCAATGGCCGTGGAACGGGGCACCCACCAACCGTTTTTGTTTCGCGCCGACCCCGAACCGAGGCAGAGCAAAGAGGAATCGACCCCCAGGGAGCCCCGACCGGAAACAAAGACCGGGCTGGGCGCGCGCGGGAAAACGAACGCACCGGCTCCCGTTCAGGTCATGGGTCTCCTGGAACGCTATACCTTCGATTCGTTTGTCGTCGGCGCCTGCAACCAGTTTGCCCATGCCGCCGCCTCGCGCGTGGCGGATGGTCCGCCCCTGGTCTACAACCCGCTCTACATGCACGGCGGCACCGGTCTGGGAAAAACCCATCTGCTGCATGCCATCGGTCACAAGGTGCTCAAGGAACGGCCCGAAGTGAAAATCTGCTCTATTTCCTCGGAAAAGTTCATGACTCTGTTCATCGACTACACCCGCATGGGACGGGTCAACGATTTTAAAAGCCAGTTCCGCGGCGTGGACATGCTGCTGGTGGACGACATCCATTTTTTCGCCGGCAAGAAAGGGACCCAGGAAGAATTCTTCCATACATTCAATGCCCTGTACGGCGACGCCAAACAGATCGTTCTGACCTCCGACAGCCTGCCCCAGGACATGCTCCTGGACGAGCGGTTGCGCTCGCGGTTTGCCCAGGGGCTGGTGGTGGACCTGCATCCCCCCGATCTGGAAACGCGGGTGGCGATCCTCAAGAAGAAGGCGATCATGGAAGGGATCGATTTACAGGATGATGTCGCATTCTTCCTGGCCGATGCGATCCAGACCAATGTTCGCGAACTGGAAGGGGCCTTGATCCGGGTATGCGCCCTGGCCTCGATGGAGAAGGTGCCGATCACGATGGCGCTGGTCAAGGAGAGCATGCGCAACACGATGCGCAATCCCGACCGCCGTATCATCGCCATCGAGGAAATCCAGCGGACAGTGGCAACCTTCTACAAGATTTCCCCGATGGATCTGCGATCCAACAAACGGTCGCGGGAATTCAGTCATCCGCGGCAGATCGCGATGTATCTGTGCAAGAAACTGACGAACCATTCCTATCCCGAAATCGGTGAACAATTCGGTGGCCGCGATCACACCACGGTGCTCTATGCCGTGGGCCGGGTCAACGAACGGCAATCGGAAGATTCGATTCTGGCCAGGCAACTGCAATCGCTCACGGAAATGTTGAGCAACTGA
- the dnaN gene encoding DNA polymerase III subunit beta: MEFHIQKDPFLKALSRIQTVVERRNTMTMLGTALLEATEGRIVLSATDLEVSLRTVCNAEVAWEGSMALNAKTLFEIVRELPPVDVHLRMESETRLILRAGRARFELAGFPVAEFPKIPQAEGERFHFERSMLAEMFAMTHFAMSSDDSRFTLNGVLLQMSPATEEESTPKVRMVATDTHRLAMVEKPLVKDLGELREVIIPKKAVHEMRKILDEDEESLEIIMGSAHIQFIKPELTLVSKLVQGRFPDYRRVIPAHNTLKLSMDRQELDSVVKRISVLSHEKSRGIRLHVAGSLMKISSNNPEQEAGEEEITVQFDRQDPFAIGFNARYLRDILTAMDGAEVRFMFSDDASPALVFDANRNDALFVLMPMRV, encoded by the coding sequence ATGGAATTCCATATTCAAAAAGATCCATTTCTCAAAGCCCTTTCCCGGATTCAGACGGTCGTCGAGAGACGCAACACCATGACGATGCTGGGAACGGCGCTGCTGGAGGCCACCGAGGGACGCATCGTCCTGTCGGCGACCGACCTGGAAGTCAGCCTGCGTACCGTCTGCAACGCCGAGGTTGCCTGGGAAGGCTCCATGGCGCTCAATGCCAAAACCCTGTTCGAAATCGTCCGCGAACTGCCGCCGGTCGATGTCCATCTGCGGATGGAATCGGAAACACGCCTCATCCTGCGTGCGGGACGGGCGCGGTTTGAACTGGCGGGATTTCCGGTCGCCGAATTTCCCAAGATTCCCCAGGCGGAAGGGGAACGTTTTCATTTTGAACGGTCGATGCTGGCGGAAATGTTCGCCATGACCCATTTTGCCATGTCCTCGGATGACAGCCGTTTCACCCTCAACGGGGTGCTGTTGCAAATGTCTCCGGCCACCGAAGAGGAAAGCACCCCCAAAGTGCGAATGGTGGCGACCGATACCCACCGCCTGGCCATGGTGGAAAAACCACTGGTCAAGGATCTTGGAGAATTGCGAGAGGTGATCATACCCAAGAAGGCGGTCCACGAAATGCGCAAGATTCTCGACGAGGACGAAGAATCCCTGGAAATCATCATGGGCAGCGCGCACATTCAATTCATCAAACCCGAATTGACCCTGGTTTCCAAACTGGTGCAGGGACGTTTTCCCGATTACCGGCGGGTGATCCCGGCGCACAATACCCTGAAGCTGAGCATGGATCGACAGGAACTTGACAGCGTCGTCAAGCGCATCTCGGTGTTGAGCCACGAAAAATCGCGGGGTATTCGTTTGCATGTCGCGGGTTCCTTGATGAAAATCTCCTCGAACAATCCGGAACAGGAGGCGGGCGAAGAGGAAATCACCGTTCAGTTCGACAGACAGGATCCGTTTGCCATCGGTTTCAATGCCCGATATCTGCGAGATATTCTGACCGCCATGGACGGAGCGGAAGTCCGGTTCATGTTCAGCGACGACGCATCGCCCGCCCTTGTATTCGATGCAAACCGCAACGATGCCCTGTTCGTGCTGATGCCCATGAGGGTTTGA
- a CDS encoding DNA replication/repair protein RecF has product MVLNRLSLVHFRNLAQTTLNFHPGINLVVGGNGQGKSNLLEAIGLLATGRSFRRSPPEAMRQHGSGGFHLQGEVHAHGLTHRLAFQGTGNRQMAELNGKSMAMASTMDRVLAAVLSTPDSPDLIHDGPGERRNFLDWVVFSRQKRHAATVRDYQNALKARNRLLKGTILDPGEMDAWEDRLAVLGAHILASRLETLERLRKPFPHFLEELGMDGAGFQIVYFNPLVLDGIRRDVEHLAQQYRMALGRSRKADHLTRTTSVGPHRDDLRFIHHDRPLGRFGSRGQKKRFLLALKLAELHLLEETVQARPLLLLDDPASELDADGMSRMLRLVSCPGQQAFITAVKKADLSSPHLPHQTFHVQAGQFKPEYPQS; this is encoded by the coding sequence ATGGTCCTCAACCGCCTCAGCCTGGTTCATTTTCGCAACCTTGCCCAGACCACATTGAACTTTCATCCCGGGATCAATCTTGTGGTCGGCGGCAACGGTCAGGGAAAAAGCAATCTGCTCGAAGCGATCGGACTTCTGGCCACGGGTCGATCCTTTCGGCGGTCACCACCGGAAGCGATGCGGCAACATGGAAGCGGGGGATTTCATCTCCAGGGAGAGGTTCATGCCCACGGTCTGACCCACCGGCTGGCGTTTCAGGGGACTGGCAATCGCCAGATGGCCGAACTCAATGGAAAATCGATGGCGATGGCCTCGACGATGGATCGGGTTCTGGCGGCGGTGCTATCGACTCCCGATTCTCCCGATCTGATCCATGACGGCCCGGGAGAACGGAGAAATTTTCTCGATTGGGTGGTTTTCTCACGCCAGAAACGGCATGCGGCGACAGTACGGGATTATCAAAACGCCCTGAAGGCGCGCAACCGGCTGTTGAAAGGGACCATCCTCGATCCCGGTGAAATGGATGCCTGGGAAGACCGTCTGGCAGTGCTTGGCGCCCACATTCTGGCAAGCCGCCTTGAGACGCTCGAACGGTTGCGAAAACCCTTTCCTCATTTTCTGGAGGAACTGGGAATGGACGGAGCGGGTTTCCAGATTGTGTATTTCAATCCGCTCGTGCTCGATGGCATCCGCCGGGACGTGGAACATCTGGCCCAACAGTACCGGATGGCACTTGGCCGGAGCAGAAAAGCCGATCACCTGACCCGTACCACCAGCGTCGGACCGCATCGTGACGACCTCCGTTTCATTCATCACGACCGACCGCTGGGACGCTTTGGATCGCGTGGACAGAAGAAGCGGTTTCTTCTGGCACTGAAGTTGGCCGAACTGCACCTGCTTGAAGAGACAGTCCAGGCCAGGCCCCTGTTGCTCCTGGACGATCCCGCCTCGGAACTGGATGCCGACGGGATGTCCCGAATGCTCAGGCTGGTGTCCTGTCCGGGACAACAGGCATTCATCACCGCTGTCAAGAAAGCGGATCTTTCCTCCCCGCACCTGCCGCACCAGACATTTCACGTTCAGGCGGGACAATTCAAACCGGAGTATCCACAATCATGA